A genomic region of Raphanus sativus cultivar WK10039 chromosome 6, ASM80110v3, whole genome shotgun sequence contains the following coding sequences:
- the LOC108836991 gene encoding isovalerate--CoA ligase AAE2 has protein sequence MRILLSKKAFRILTPRFQTLRLTRSSFSTSYSGGFSDDPEPESWRTMEGLLRSPANFSPLSPITFLERSAKAYRDRTSVVFGSVKHTWFQTYQRCLRLASALTHLGISPGDVVAVLAPNVPAMHELHFAVPMAGLILCPLNTRLDTSTLSVLLQHSEAKILFVDHHLLEVAHGALDLLAKSDRTRKTPKLVLISQSNDDDDDDEDDDRSSSSFDSNHSFDHDYEALVKSGDRDFEAIKPRNEWDPISLNYTSGTTSRPKGVVWSHRGAYLNSLATVFLHQMSVSPVYLWTVPMFHCNGWCLIWGVAAQGGTNICLRKVSPKLIFKNIATHKVTHMGGAPTVLNMIVNSAREPLPHRVEIMTGGSPPMPQVLAKMEELGFNVSHLYGLTETYGPGTHCAWKPEWDSLSLEERTKLKSRQGVQHLGLEGLEVKDPVTMETVSNDGVTMGEVMFRGNTVMSGYFKDLEATRKAFEGGWFHSGDLAVKHPDGYIEVKDRLKDVIISGGENISTVEVERVLCSHQAVVEAAVVARPDNHWGQTPCGFVKLKEGIDGVEPEEIIEFCRDHLPHYMAPKTIVFGDLPKTSTGKVQKYLLRKRADAMGSL, from the exons ATGAGAATCTTGCTATCCAAAAAGGCATTCAGAATCTTGACCCCACGTTTTCAAACGCTCCGGTTGACCCGCTCCTCCTTCTCAACCTCATATTCCGGCGGATTCTCCGACGATCCCGAGCCGGAATCATGGAGAACGATGGAGGGTCTTCTCCGATCTCCCGCCAATTTCTCTCCTCTATCCCCAATCACGTTCTTGGAAAGATCCGCCAAAGCTTACAGAGACCGAACAAGCGTTGTGTTTGGTTCCGTCAAGCACACTTGGTTCCAAACTTATCAACGTTGTCTCCGTCTCGCCTCTGCTCTTACACACCTCGGAATCTCTCCCGGCGACGTG GTTGCGGTTTTGGCGCCGAACGTTCCAGCGATGCACGAGCTTCACTTCGCTGTTCCGATGGCTGGTTTGATTCTCTGTCCGCTCAATACTCGACTCGATACTTCAACGCTCTCTGTTTTGCTCCAACACTCTGAGGCGAAGATCCTCTTCGTTGATCATCACTTACTCGAGGTTGCTCATGGAGCTCTTGATCTTCTTGCTAAATCAGACAGAACAAGAAAAACACCAAAGCTTGTCTTAATCTCTCAGTctaacgatgatgatgatgatgatgaggatgatgacaGATCATCATCAAGCTTTGATTCTAACCACTCTTTTGATCACGATTACGAAGCTCTGGTTAAATCGGGAGACAGAGACTTCGAGGCGATCAAACCGAGAAACGAATGGGACCCGATCAGTTTAAACTACACTTCGGGGACGACCTCGAGACCTAAAGGTGTAGTGTGGAGTCACAGAGGAGCTTATCTCAACTCTCTCGCTACCGTTTTCCTTCACCAGATGTCTGTCTCTCCTGTCTACCTATGGACGGTACCCATGTTTCACTGCAACGGGTGGTGTCTCATTTGGGGAGTAGCGGCGCAAGGCGGTACGAATATATGCCTCAGAAAAGTCTCTCCTAAGCTGATCTTCAAGAACATTGCTACACACAAAGTAACGCACATGGGAGGAGCCCCAACGGTGCTGAACATGATTGTCAACTCCGCGCGTGAACCGCTTCCTCACAGGGTCGAGATCATGACTGGCGGGTCGCCGCCTATGCCGCAGGTCTTGGCTAAGATGGAAGAGTTGGGATTCAACGTGTCTCATCTTTACGGATTGACAGAGACATATGGTCCAGGGACACACTGCGCGTGGAAGCCTGAATGGGATTCGCTTTCGTTGGAGGAGAGAACTAAGTTAAAGTCTAGACAAGGGGTGCAGCATTTGGGTTTAGAAGGGCTCGAAGTGAAAGATCCGGTGACGATGGAGACTGTGAGTAACGATGGTGTGACCATGGGTGAGGTAATGTTTAGAGGAAACACGGTGATGAGTGGATACTTCAAGGACTTGGAGGCAACGCGAAAAGCTTTCGAGGGGGGTTGGTTCCACAGTGGTGACCTCGCTGTTAAGCATCCGGACGGGTACATAGAGGTAAAAGATCGGTTAAAAGATGTGATCATATCGGGAGGAGAAAACATAAGCACGGTGGAAGTGGAGAGAGTTTTGTGCAGTCACCAAGCTGTTGTTGAAGCTGCTGTCGTGGCGCGTCCTGATAATCACTGGGGACAGACTCCTTGCGGGTTCGTGAAGCTGAAAGAGGGGATTGATGGTGTTGAACCAGAGGAGATTATTGAGTTTTGTAGAGATCATTTGCCTCATTACATGGCTCCAAAGACTATTGTGTTCGGGGACTTGCCTAAAACCTCGACAGGGAAAGTACAGAAGTATCTGCTGAGGAAGAGAGCCGATGCGATGGGTAGCTTGTGA
- the LOC108809795 gene encoding dehydrodolichyl diphosphate synthase 6: MADIIRQPLEQIHGFSRRCLFRVISMGSLPIHMAFIMDGNRRYAKKRGLEDGSGHKAGFSALMSMLQYCYELGIKYVTIYAFSIDNFRRKPEEVQSLMDLMLEKIKSLLDKESIVHGYGIRVYFIGNLALLSDQVRAAAEEVMEATAKNNRVVLLVCVAYNSTDEIVQAVKKSCVNKLVKHSEGRDRDIERIQLVDIEENMQMSVAPDPDILIRSSGETRLSNFLLWQTGNSQLFSPDALWPEIGRRHLVWAILNFQRSHSYLEKKKKQL; encoded by the coding sequence ATGGCTGATATAATAAGACAACCTCTCGAGCAGATACACGGGTTTTCAAGAAGATGTTTGTTCCGGGTCATATCTATGGGTTCTTTACCCATTCACATGGCCTTTATCATGGATGGAAACCGTAGGTATGCGAAGAAGCGCGGTTTAGAAGACGGGTCTGGTCACAAAGCCGGTTTCTCTGCGCTTATGTCGATGCTACAGTACTGTTACGAGCTAGGTATCAAGTATGTAACTATATACGCATTTAGCATAGATAATTTTAGAAGAAAACCTGAGGAGGTTCAGTCTCTAATGGATTTGATGCTGGAGAAGATCAAGTCTTTACTTGATAAAGAGAGTATAGTGCATGGATACGGGATACGTGTGTATTTCATCGGTAACTTGGCGCTTTTAAGTGACCAAGTGAGGGCTGCTGCAGAAGAAGTCATGGAGGCCACTGCTAAGAATAATCGTGTAGTGCTTCTTGTCTGCGTTGCATATAACTCGACAGATGAGATCGTACAAGCTGTCAAGAAATCTTGTGTTAACAAGCTAGTTAAACACTCTGAGGGTAGAGATAGGGACATAGAGAGAATACAGTTGGTGGATATTGAGGAGAATATGCAGATGAGCGTGGCGCCGGATCCTGATATACTGATCCGGAGTTCAGGAGAGACGAGGCTGAGCAACTTTCTTTTATGGCAAACAGGTAACTCTCAGCTTTTCTCTCCTGATGCTCTGTGGCCTGAGATTGGCCGTAGGCATTTGGTCTGGGCTATATTGAACTTCCAGAGAAGTCATTCAtacttggagaagaagaagaaacagttGTGA